CGCGTTACTTTGCTGCTGTGAATGTGTTGATTTGGGGCGGCTCCATTGTTTTCAGAATCATGCACCTTGATGCTCCCCTCACCCTGCACTACCATACGCTAAGTGTAATGGCGTGTTTTGCCGCCGGAAATCTTCTCGCCTGGCTTATTTGCCGCAGCCGATACAAATCCACACTGGAAAACTTCTACCGGCAGCAAGGCGCCAATATCCCGCTATGGCTGCTTGTGGGCGGACTCGCTGCCTACCCCATTCTCGCAAGCTACCCATGGGTCTTTGCGCTGGAGAAAGCCTGGATTCCGGTTTTGTTCGCTGCCGCCATCGGCTACCAGTACTTTCGCACATCCGGTATTTTCAGCCTGGAAAAAAGGCGTTGGATCAACTACCTCGGCAAAATTTCCTACGGGCTTTATTGTTTTCACGGACTGGTCATTGCAGTTTTCGTGAATACCCTACATGTAGCCGGAATGACCTATCCTCCACAGCAACCCTGGCTGGCACTTGTGGTTTATCCGATGTTGATGTTGTGCTGCACGGTGCTGCTGGCACACCTCTCATACCGCTGGTTTGAACTGCCCGTGCTTAGACTTCGCGACCACTTTCGATAAGGAACTTCGCTCAAAAATGGTTATTCTTGTATGACCAAAATCACCGCACCATGAGCGAAGAACGCATCGCCAGTTTTCGTGAATTCTACCCCTACTACCTGCGCGAACACCGTTTGCGGGGCACCCGCATCACGCACTTTATCGGAACCACCGGTTTTTTGGTGGCGCTCATTCTGGCAATCTCTACCCCCAACGCGTGGTACATTCTCTATGGCGTTGTATTTGCATACGGCTGGGCGTGGATTGGTCATTTTTTTATCGAGAAGAACAAACCGGCCACTTTTCGCTATCCATTGTGGTCATTGATGAGTGATTTTAAGCTTTACTTTCAGATTATTGCCGGGAAGGAAAATTTTGGAGAATGAAGTACGTAATGATTTTTGTGGCAGGCTTTGTAAGCTCATTTTCAATGGCTCAAACAACACCCGCGTTGAAAGCAGATACAGCCGACGTTTCGAGTATTGACAATATTGTAAGCGCCTATTACGACGTTACCAACGGACCAGCGGGCCAGCGTGATTGGGCGCGTTACCGGTCGTTGTTCAGGCCTGAAGCACAACTCAACGCGCGGGTTTTCAATCGCTCGGGGCGTTTGCAGTTCATTGGCGGAACGCTCGAGGAATACATCGCACAGGTGGATGAGTACTTTACCATAAATGGTTTTTTTGAGACGGAAATCGGTCGCACAGTACATCACTACAACGACATTGCGCAGGTTTTTACCGCCTATGATGCCCGTCTCGCAACCAACCAGGCCAGCTACCACCGGGGCATGAAGTCCTTGCAATTGGTTTACGACGATGGGCGCTGGTGGATTGTTAATGTATTGTACAACAACGAGCCGAAGCTCAAGCCCATACCCAATGAGTTTTTGTTCGAAAAATATCACAGCGAGCAATGATACCGGAAGGTGTATTGATGGTAAGGCCGCGCTGTTTTGGATACAACCCCGAAACGGCAGAAAGCAATGCATTTCAGCAGAACACTGATCTTGAGCAGGCTTCGTTCCTTGCCCGGGCCGAGTTTGATTGCATGGTTGAAGCGCTCAGCAATGCAGGCGTAAAAGTATTGGTTGCTTCCGATCCGGATGAGCCTTGCTCCGACGCCGTTTTTCCCAATAACTGGCTGGCCTGTATGCCGGATGGAACGCTCATTGTTTTCCCGATGATGGCACCCGGCAGACGCAAAGAGGTGAATGAACCCACCATTGAGTTACTGCGTCATCACACCCTAAGTAAGCACACCATTGACCTGCGCCATCATGCGGATGTGGGCCGCTACCTGGAAGGCACAGGAAGCATCGTCTTTGACCATGCTTTCCGCATAGCCTATGCATGTGTTTCGCCTCGAACCGATATAAAGTTGTTTTCAATGCTTTGCAAAGACATAAACTACGACGCTGTATCATTTCGGGCAACCGATATACGGGGCCAAGAGATTTACCATACCAACGTAGTGATGAGCGTAGGTGCCAACAGGGTTATTCTTTGCGACGAAGCCGTGGAGGACCCGCTTGAGCGCAGTATGCTGAAAGAGCGCATCAAGCGAAGTGGAAAAGAACTGCTCATCATTTCGCTTGCGCAAATGCAAGCCTTTGCCGCAAATGCTTTTGAAGTGCGCTGCGGCGAGGATCATTGCTGGATATTTTCTGAAACCGCATGGAATGCACTTACCGCCGATCAACAGGAATCTCTCAAAAGCGACGGCAAGATTTGCGTTGTTTCCATTCCCACCATTGAGCAACTCGGTGGCGGCAGCGCGAGGTGCATGGTTGCGGGGTTTTATGCTGCTTGAAAACGGCTGCCAAATTCTGAAATAAGAAAAGCCAAAACAAAAAACCCCGCACGAGGCGGGGCTGTTTTTTTGTGATTGAAAACGCGGTGTTACGCCAATCGCCGCTGCAGTTCTGTATCAAGCGCCTCCAGAAAACCTTCGGTGGTGAGGTAGTGCTCTGAAGTCATCTTGTCGCCATGAATGAGCAGCGCAAGGTCTTTGGTCATTTTTCCGCTTTCTACGGTATCAATACAAACACGTTCAAGGATTTCACAGAATTTGACCAGCTCCGGGTTGTTATCGAGCTTACCTCTGAAAGCCAGTCCACGCGTCCAGGCGAAGATAGAGGCAATGGGGTTGGTAGAAGTCTTTTTGCCCTGCTGATGCTGACGGTAATGACGGGTTACGGTACCATGCGCGGCTTCAGCTTCCATGGTTTTGCCGTCGGGTGTTACCAGTGTGGAAGTCATTAAGCCCAACGAGCCAAATCCCTGGGCTACCGTGTCGCTCTGCACATCTCCGTCGTAGTTCTTACACGCCCATACAAAACCGCCGTTCCATTTGAGAGCTGCGGCCACCATGTCGTCAATCAGGCGGTGCTCGTAGGTGATGCCCGCTTTCTGAAACTTGTCTATGAACTCGTTTTGGTACACTTCCTCAAAAATATCCTTGAAGCGGCCATCATAAGCTTTGAGGATGGTATTTTTGGTGCTGAGGTACAAGGGCCATCCTTTGGTAAGGGCCTGATTCATGCACGAGCGAGCAAAACCATAGATAGATTCATCGGTATTGTACATGCTCAGCGCCACACCATCACCCTCAAAGTTGTAAACCTCCCAGGTTTGGGTTTCTCCGCCATCTTCGGGAATGAAGCTCATGGTGAGTTTTCCTTTTCCTTTGATAACGGTATCGGTAGCCTTGTACTGATCACCAAAAGCATGACGACCAATACAAATGGGCTTGGTCCAACCTGGCACCAATCGGGGCACATTCTTCATGATGATAGGCTCGCGAAACACCGTTCCACCCACAATGTTACGAATGGTTCCGTTGGGTGAACGCCACATTTTCTTGAGTTTAAACTCTTCCACACGCGCTTCATCGGGGGTGATGGTGGCACATTTGATACCTACATTGTATTTCTTGATGGCCTCGGCTGCGTCAATGGTAATTTGGTCATCGGTCTCATCCCGACTGGTCATTCCGAGGTCGTAATATCTAATATCCAGCTCAAGGTATGGAAGGATGAGTTTGTCTTTGATAAATTTCCAGATGATGCGGGTCATTTCATCCCCGTCCATTTCAACCACCGGGTTGGTAACTTTAATTTTTTGCATTGTTACGTGTTTTTTTAAGCGATTTTCTACTGAGCGGCAAAGGTAGCAATCCCTGCGTTTTAAGGCGAGTTTACAAGGGCTTAATCCTAAGAACCTCCTCTATAAACCGGCTTACCTCGCGCTCCACACGCTCCACGTCTTTCGACTTGATGGGTGAGGCCAGCACATGATCTCCGGGGGTATCAAAAGCGTAAAGCACCTTCTCATCATCGGGGGTGGCGAGCAGGTTGTGCATCCAGCGAATGGCCTCCACCTTAACCACTTTATCCTGTGCGGTATCATTGGCAAAGTAGAACCCATTGAACACCGGCTGGGTTACACGCTCAAAGGTTTCAGGAATCATGGTGGTTTCAATCAGCTCTTGAAGTTCAACCAGCGCCTCGTTGCGGTATTTGGTGTTCCAGTATTTGGCGTATTCGTCGCTCCCATCTACATAGCGGTACTCGTCGCCCAGTACAATGTTGGCTATTTGAAGCCCCCACGGATTATTGAGCAAAAAAGCAAACGGGTCGTTGATGCGCACATTGGGCGAGAGGTTGATGACGGCGTGTACCTGCGGAAATTCTGCCGCCAGTTTAAGCGCTGCTGTGCCACCCGTGGAAGTGGAAAGCAGAATGACCTTCTCTCCGATTTGGGTGCCAATGGCCAGTGCGAAGAGTGCGCTGTCGTAGAATTTCTCCGCGCTGAATTTGAGAAGTGCCTCCGTGGTATCGATGCCGTGATCGTGCAATCGCGCAAGGAAAAGATTGAAGCCATAGCGCTCTGCCAGGTTGCGATGCAAGGGATAACCTTCGTGGTGTGAAGCTGAAAAACCGTGCAGGTACACAAGGGCGTATGGCGTTTTCTGCCTGAGCGTGTCATTGGTCCAAACGATGTGTGCCTCATTACCCGGTTTCAACTTGTGCCGCCCTTCCATGCGCGCCACAATTGCGTCGAGCAGATCAGGCTCTACAGGCATCTCAGGCAATGTGGTTTTGTACTGTGGTGCGGGTGGCCTGGGCCCGCCAATATAGAGCATCAGAAGAGCAAAAACTACAGCAAGCAGCAGGTACCGTTTGTGGCGCATCTCAAAGAAATTGACCCCCGAAAGGTAACGAAAAAAGGCCGGCACCGGGCCGACCTTTTGAATGCTGTTTCAGTATGCTGTTTACCGCACAGGGGCTGAATCTCCACGGCGTTGTGGAGCCTGATCTCCGCGCGAACGCTGCTGCATTTGCTCACCACGTGATGCGGGTTTCTGACGCATTTCACGGCGGTGTTCCTGTCGCTGATCCATTCGCTCGCTGCGCTGTTTCTGCATCGCGTCCCACCGCTCCTGCTGCTCGGTGGTGAGAATTTCGCGAATGCGCGCATCGGTTTCATCACGCTGCTCGCGCACTGCTTCGCGGCGATCTGCACGCTGCTCTCGCTGGGCATCTTTCATCTTAGCTTGCTCGAGCACGAGTTTGTACACGCGCTTTTGCTGCTCTTCTGTCAGGTTGAGGTTTTCCGTCATGCGCTCGGTTCGCATTTTGGCGCGGTCTTCTGCGCTGCGGGTTTGCATTTCAGGTTGCCGCTCCAGTCTTTTCTCTGTTGTGGGGTTTCCTTGTTGTGCCATGACTGTGCTTCCTGCAATCAGTGCTATGGCAATGATGGCTATTTTCTTCATGTTGTGTGATTTTTTTGGGTTGTTGTGCAAGGGTCGTGCCAGTGCTGGGTTATGTTTCTGTTTTGCTCCGTTTGACTTGCATTTCGCCAAAAGGTTTAAAATCCATGAATGCGTTATATCCGACTTATCAGAAA
The window above is part of the Cryomorphaceae bacterium genome. Proteins encoded here:
- a CDS encoding acyltransferase, producing MPTMLQDKPKTYFHGLDGLRFLAFMVVMGAHLAHPLSAEYETGWLHYVLSWFQFGYLAVDLFFVLSAFLISWWGFREMEQHGRFRFRRYFARRAIRIWPLYFLMVLISVLVIQLQRAGGMPESPMPSIWHYLTFTLNFAALEGDQFLMVILWSISVEEQYYILNGLLMRFAPRYFAAVNVLIWGGSIVFRIMHLDAPLTLHYHTLSVMACFAAGNLLAWLICRSRYKSTLENFYRQQGANIPLWLLVGGLAAYPILASYPWVFALEKAWIPVLFAAAIGYQYFRTSGIFSLEKRRWINYLGKISYGLYCFHGLVIAVFVNTLHVAGMTYPPQQPWLALVVYPMLMLCCTVLLAHLSYRWFELPVLRLRDHFR
- a CDS encoding DUF962 domain-containing protein, whose product is MSEERIASFREFYPYYLREHRLRGTRITHFIGTTGFLVALILAISTPNAWYILYGVVFAYGWAWIGHFFIEKNKPATFRYPLWSLMSDFKLYFQIIAGKENFGE
- a CDS encoding amidinotransferase, whose translation is MIPEGVLMVRPRCFGYNPETAESNAFQQNTDLEQASFLARAEFDCMVEALSNAGVKVLVASDPDEPCSDAVFPNNWLACMPDGTLIVFPMMAPGRRKEVNEPTIELLRHHTLSKHTIDLRHHADVGRYLEGTGSIVFDHAFRIAYACVSPRTDIKLFSMLCKDINYDAVSFRATDIRGQEIYHTNVVMSVGANRVILCDEAVEDPLERSMLKERIKRSGKELLIISLAQMQAFAANAFEVRCGEDHCWIFSETAWNALTADQQESLKSDGKICVVSIPTIEQLGGGSARCMVAGFYAA
- a CDS encoding isocitrate dehydrogenase (NADP(+)); the protein is MQKIKVTNPVVEMDGDEMTRIIWKFIKDKLILPYLELDIRYYDLGMTSRDETDDQITIDAAEAIKKYNVGIKCATITPDEARVEEFKLKKMWRSPNGTIRNIVGGTVFREPIIMKNVPRLVPGWTKPICIGRHAFGDQYKATDTVIKGKGKLTMSFIPEDGGETQTWEVYNFEGDGVALSMYNTDESIYGFARSCMNQALTKGWPLYLSTKNTILKAYDGRFKDIFEEVYQNEFIDKFQKAGITYEHRLIDDMVAAALKWNGGFVWACKNYDGDVQSDTVAQGFGSLGLMTSTLVTPDGKTMEAEAAHGTVTRHYRQHQQGKKTSTNPIASIFAWTRGLAFRGKLDNNPELVKFCEILERVCIDTVESGKMTKDLALLIHGDKMTSEHYLTTEGFLEALDTELQRRLA
- a CDS encoding alpha/beta hydrolase — encoded protein: MRHKRYLLLAVVFALLMLYIGGPRPPAPQYKTTLPEMPVEPDLLDAIVARMEGRHKLKPGNEAHIVWTNDTLRQKTPYALVYLHGFSASHHEGYPLHRNLAERYGFNLFLARLHDHGIDTTEALLKFSAEKFYDSALFALAIGTQIGEKVILLSTSTGGTAALKLAAEFPQVHAVINLSPNVRINDPFAFLLNNPWGLQIANIVLGDEYRYVDGSDEYAKYWNTKYRNEALVELQELIETTMIPETFERVTQPVFNGFYFANDTAQDKVVKVEAIRWMHNLLATPDDEKVLYAFDTPGDHVLASPIKSKDVERVEREVSRFIEEVLRIKPL